A window of Haliscomenobacter hydrossis DSM 1100 contains these coding sequences:
- a CDS encoding Lrp/AsnC family transcriptional regulator, with product MKTLDHIDYRILDLLQVDAKYTIKEIAAELGMTATPVYERIRRMEEEGYIKRYVALVNKDKLDFHVVVFCSVSLKEHSRQVLKSFEQQIRTFPEIVECYHIAGTFDYLLKVIVRNMAEYQEFMVNHLASMEELGQVQSSFVMSEIKHSTGLRLDGNGNGNVA from the coding sequence ATGAAAACGCTGGATCACATTGATTACCGCATTTTAGACCTCTTGCAGGTAGATGCCAAGTACACCATCAAAGAAATTGCTGCTGAATTGGGCATGACGGCTACACCCGTTTATGAGCGAATACGCCGCATGGAAGAGGAAGGGTACATCAAGCGCTATGTCGCTTTGGTGAACAAGGATAAACTTGACTTCCACGTCGTGGTGTTTTGCAGTGTCTCTTTAAAAGAGCACAGCCGCCAGGTGCTAAAGTCTTTTGAGCAACAAATTCGAACTTTTCCTGAAATCGTGGAGTGTTACCACATTGCGGGTACTTTTGATTATTTGCTCAAAGTAATTGTGCGCAACATGGCTGAATACCAGGAATTTATGGTCAATCACCTGGCCAGTATGGAGGAATTAGGGCAAGTACAAAGTTCTTTTGTCATGTCAGAAATCAAACACTCTACTGGCCTTCGTTTGGATGGAAATGGGAATGGGAATGTGGCGTAG